GTAACCTCTGGCTTGATTGACACCCAGGATGTCTGCtctgatttctcttttttttttaccatgtgGAAATTCAcccaaaagacagaaaacacaatcagaaaacacagtaaaatgaaatgctAGACATTGATTCTGGATCACGTGATCTTCCGTCACCCATATCCAGTCTGTATTATCTGGATACTCATGTCAGGGCCTGACCTCAGCCTGGTGGCAGTGCTCACACTGCAGGGGAGAGGATGGGATGGGcacctgcacaaaaacacaaacatacacccAGACAATCAGCGTGAGAGAGACTGTGCTGACATTCAGTCACTGAGGtcacagtgaagtgaaatgatGATGTTACAGTCTGTTGATGTTCAACGTCAACTTctcttctgtcattttcctAAAGAATGATTTATTAAATCATTTAGAAAACTGTGTGTCGGATCCAtaacaaaagagaaataaaaatgaaaatacattttaaaaaatctgatctaTAAAACTGTGTTCATCCAGGCTTGCATGCAAATTTCATTTTATCAGTCATAAGCACTTGGTGAGATTCATATTCTGCCCAAAACACTCCCTCAGTTAACCATTAATGCTCAGTGCAAACCCCTCATGAGTGTTGGATGTGGATGCCTTAGGTGCTTTGCTACACACTGCAGGAGTTTGGACTGGCTAGCAAAAACACAGGGACGcccaaactgaaaacacattcgAACTGTTATTGCAAAATTTTCCCAGTATTAGAGGACTTTTAGAAATGTGACAAAGTTCTTCAGTTCTGTAGTGAAAAGtgataaaatgtgatgattaaTTCATCATTTAATGTGCTCAAGATGAGAGAAATCAGGGTTTAGGGGTTAATATCAGGGAGACGTTAACTAGACTTGTGGGATAATTTGTGTtttacaagcacaaacacaatgcaTAGCACCTTAATGTGGATATAATCATTCATTTAACCTGAGGTGAAATTAAATCCATGAACGGTTCATCATAAAATCTGGCTTCAGTTCATTACTTCAATATCTGTGTCGCCAATTTCTCCAGTCTCCAAAATGTCTGCACCtgtgtacagacacacacattctctgtcaagtttgttttcatacaaTCCCAGCTTTTCTAAGAAAAGCGGTGTGAGTAACTGTTTCATGtgcactgtgtttttatctttggaTTCGTTGCTTGTGCTACCATGAAACCAGTGAAATCGAGTGTGAGCGTCATCAAACTGTAGCAGGGAGCAGAGACACATGCTGTATGTATACAGGTACACATTACAGAGAATCAGCTCCTGAGGTAAGTACCAGCTGGATTCAGTGTGAGATCTGTTATGTAGAGCTGCTTCTATTCACTTCAACCTCTGTCACAAAAATCCACAAGATCACAGGAATACCATCTTTTCAACAAAGACCAAACATTTGACAGAATCCACCGCTAAGTGCTGTTTCAAAGTTTGTGAAAGACAAAAGGTCAGTTTTATAGTTTGACGATTTAAGTGTGAGGCAGTTGTGGGATCTGCCTGAAGAAAGccacaatgaaataaacacagactccACAGCCAGCTGGTCAGGATTTATGAATCATCATGCATGCTGTCTCAGCAGAAAGACCTGGTAGATGCATTGTAGCCCACAGACGGTTTaaagtgaaagaaatgaaaCTTACTGGCATTGTGTTGGGACTCCACTGCATCCCGCCGGCGCAGCAGgatcctctgcagctcctcaccGTGGTTTGTTGACGGAGATGCTGCCTTTGGTTGGGGGGAGGTTCTATTGAAATTCTCCTGgacaatttcaacaaaaacacatagaGAGGGCCTGgtcaacaaacacagagccGCACATTAACCATTACAGCTCAAGATGAGTTAATCTTGAAGAAACTCCAGCAGTtttaaatttgcattttcacGTCGGTTTTactgctgtgtgtctgacatTAACTGGGACTGATGCATCATTAACAGTATCAGAATATGTGCTCATTTAATCTGCTACACATGTTGCAGTAGAAGTTTCTCTCAGGTAAAATATCTGACTACTTTTCCAGTCTTGTTgaactttatttcattttaacctCCAAATGTGAGCACATCCATGTACAGTGCAGAAAAAGTCTCTCCTCCtgtgtaaatacagtgaaaGTTCAGCTAGTAAAATATGGCTTGTGAGGATATTTGATTGTTGATCATTACCATGATTCCTTTAAGTTCCTGAATGGCAGAATTAGAGGGCAGCTTCTGTATCTGACAAAAGGAAAATGGGAAGAAAAAGATGGgtttggtaaataaacagcagtcTGACACATTATACTTATTTTTCCTCAATCAGCACTTAGAGGCTAAACTGCACCTCTTACCACAGAGACGAGACACTGTAGGCAAGCACAAGGACGTATGCTTTCTACAAGAAGCAAATGTGTCAACACACAATCATTGTGAGTCACGTCAATTTTCCCATCCTCATTATTTATAATTACCTCGCAGAGCAGGTCCTAATGCTATCTAATTTGGCAGAGTTGTTGTGCTGGAAGAACACGCAGACTAAAAGACATCTTGGCCATATGTTATGTTTTACTGAAACAAGCAGCTCTTAGATATCCCACACACTCATGGATTTAAGAGCACTGAACAATATATGGTCTACGATGTACAAAAAAACTCATTCAGGCCCTGGAACACTGGAAATCTGCAACCAGTGGTTTAGGCTGGTGAtttcagcaaaaatgaaaagaatattttctgtcacaatCACAGGCGTGCACTTTTAATGACTCCCCActttcatattttcatgttcTTGTCTGTCTCTAGTGTTGTATGAGACATCTCTGCAGTTTGTATTAGACTTTTTACTAACTTTACGCAGGTGGATGGtgctctttgtctgtctgactaaaaaattatttttctcagtcaaaacaaacagtaaatgtaGGAGACATCAATTCCTGTATTCCAGGAGATTTTTCCGAGATCTGACACAGAGGGTTTACAactgcagccaaaacaaaaaaggccTGTGGTTTCACAGTGGTGTTTACTGGTGGAAAGAACAGCAATAATATCTTCAAAACCTGAGGTGTCCCTGCCAACCTCCAGACAAACTGATACTCCAGCTGCTGGCAGGAACTTCGCTCCACCATTGTCTTAGTATCTCATTTCATTGAGTGACTTATTTAATTCCAATtgtgtgtgaataaaataaCACACCCAAAAGTTAAATGTGTTATTGACTATGCCAAGTATATTTCATGAGTGCAGCAGGAtctatgttattttatttagcaGGGCTATGTGAcaatgaaattgaaaaaaaaaaacaaaaagtgttgaaacaacaaaatattagaTCCTAATTTTATCATTTCTGACCTGCAATAATTCTTTAACATCCCTGTAGTAACTAAGAACATGTGTAGTATGTTTAATTTACTTTACAGTGACTTCATTTTTGCAGGGGCAAATTTCTAACATCATAATAATATCTTCAAATGCTTCAATCATATTTCTCTGTCATCTACCTGGtgattttattcaacatttacaCAGTAA
The Lates calcarifer isolate ASB-BC8 unplaced genomic scaffold, TLL_Latcal_v3 _unitig_1079_quiver_1614, whole genome shotgun sequence DNA segment above includes these coding regions:
- the LOC108886077 gene encoding shootin-1; translation: SLLSLIRKRRDINTDIPLVVQDSAKTPEVDVRQQAVEEMMQRIKKGVHLRPVNQSPHRVRRQIQKLPSNSAIQELKGIMENFNRTSPQPKAASPSTNHGEELQRILLRRRDAVESQHNASAHPILSPAV